In Mytilus trossulus isolate FHL-02 chromosome 14, PNRI_Mtr1.1.1.hap1, whole genome shotgun sequence, a genomic segment contains:
- the LOC134697447 gene encoding uncharacterized protein LOC134697447, whose translation MKDGERYKASSLESIRHGINRYLKAPPHSKTFDIVKDSSFNDSNSNFKAALTESKRFGLGDVEHFPVINEVDRETLYTSMFLSPDTPTGLANKVQFDIILYFCRRGIENMHSMTKCSFTIKTDIKTGLKYVTKSKDELTKNHRQSDKELVSEVMPESPGSVYCPVASYENYIRRLHPSNDRLWQKPLDSFPTETDVWYYNMPLGEKKSTFMSELSKKCKLSIVYTNHSIRATGATVLSQNMYGSAQIMAVTGHKSVQSLTTYQRVDTDEKIKMGKTLSDNLVQRAVIASNHTSNRSNSDDSVSFMEQI comes from the exons ATGAAG gATGGTGAACGATACAAAGCATCGTCACTAGAGTCCATCAGGCATGGCATTAACAGATACCTTAAGGCTCCTCCGCACAGTAAAACGTTTGATATTGTGAAGGATTCTTCATTTAATGACAGTAACTCAAACTTTAAAGCCGCCTTGACAGAATCGAAACGTTTTGGACTAGGTGACGTTGAACATTTCCCCGTTATCAATGAAGTTGATCGTGAAACACTGTATACATCTATGTTCCTATCACCTGATACACCAACTGGCCTGGCAAATAAGGTTCAGTTTGACATTATACTTTATTTCTGCAGAAGAGGAATTGAAAATATGCACAGTATGACTAAATGTAGCTTCACAATTAAAACTGACATTAAAACAGGATTGAAATATGTTACAAAGTCCAAAGATGAACTTACCAAAAATCATCGGCAATCAGATAAGGAGCTTGTCTCGGAAGTAATGCCAGAATCACCAG GATCTGTGTATTGTCCTGTTGCCTCATACGAGAACTATATTCGTAGATTACATCCATCAAATGATCGCTTATGGCAGAAACCATTGGATAGTTTTCCCACAGAAACTGATGTCTGGTACTATAATATGCCACtaggagaaaaaaaaagtacatttatgtCAGAACTCAGTAAGAAGTGTAAGTTGTCTATTGTTTATACCAATCACTCTATACGAGCAACTGGAGCCACAGTTTTATCACAAAACATGTATGGATCTGCACAAATAATGGCAGTCACTGGGCACAAGTCCGTACAGTCACTCACAACGTACCAGCGTGTTGATACTGACGAGAAAATTAAAATGGGTAAAACTCTATCTGATAATCTTGTGCAAAGAGCAGTTATTGCTTCCAACCATACATCCAATAGATCTAATAGTGATGATAGTGTGTCATTTATGGAACAAATATAG